Proteins found in one Fodinibius saliphilus genomic segment:
- a CDS encoding GbsR/MarR family transcriptional regulator → MANSTRSQTHEEALEQFVLLWGEMASAWGINKTMAQIHALLYAEAEPLDTDTIMEQLDISRGNANMNLRNLLQWQLIHKVHFKGKRKDFFTAEKDVWTIVSTIIRERQQREVAPIRENLNGTLDLLDEKADLTDEEQAFQERIENFTQFLEMFERFTEALLPYINKKNLKFLKHLVKLAEMKHTITGKKPGTNVSPDNDE, encoded by the coding sequence ATGGCAAATTCCACTCGCTCCCAAACCCATGAAGAAGCATTAGAGCAATTCGTATTGCTATGGGGCGAGATGGCATCAGCCTGGGGTATCAATAAAACGATGGCCCAAATTCATGCCCTGCTGTATGCCGAAGCAGAACCATTGGATACCGATACAATTATGGAGCAGCTGGATATCAGCAGAGGGAATGCAAATATGAACTTGCGTAATCTTTTGCAGTGGCAGCTTATTCACAAAGTACATTTTAAAGGAAAACGAAAAGACTTCTTCACGGCCGAAAAAGACGTTTGGACCATCGTTTCCACGATCATTCGAGAACGGCAACAGCGTGAAGTGGCACCTATCCGGGAAAACCTCAATGGCACCCTCGACCTGTTGGATGAAAAAGCGGACCTGACCGATGAGGAACAAGCGTTTCAAGAACGCATTGAAAACTTCACTCAGTTCCTGGAAATGTTTGAACGTTTTACTGAGGCCCTGTTACCTTATATAAACAAGAAAAACCTCAAGTTTTTAAAACACTTGGTTAAACTGGCCGAAATGAAACATACCATCACTGGCAAAAAACCCGGCACAAACGTATCTCCAGATAATGATGAGTAA
- a CDS encoding SixA phosphatase family protein yields MKTIMLLRHAQSPHATHGQKDFDRPLAQRGREDALRLGAFIQQTDNVPAHLVSSPAQRANETTTILVESAGIDESVITWDKELYHGGVQNYLKAIQESPNSVDTVLLVGHNPLLEQVVATLCNREGEYTARMSTASLVCMEHPAVKWGQVRPGTARFRWMMEPEILRKLDID; encoded by the coding sequence ATGAAAACAATTATGTTGTTGCGGCACGCCCAGTCGCCACATGCAACCCACGGACAAAAAGATTTTGATCGTCCTTTAGCTCAAAGAGGCCGAGAGGATGCATTGCGACTGGGTGCCTTTATACAGCAAACGGATAACGTACCTGCCCATTTGGTAAGTTCTCCGGCCCAACGTGCGAATGAAACAACAACAATTTTAGTGGAATCAGCAGGAATTGATGAATCGGTCATTACCTGGGATAAGGAACTTTATCATGGTGGGGTGCAAAACTATTTAAAGGCTATCCAAGAATCCCCAAATAGTGTAGATACCGTATTGCTAGTTGGGCATAACCCCCTATTGGAGCAAGTGGTTGCTACTCTTTGTAATAGGGAAGGCGAATATACTGCCCGGATGTCTACGGCTTCATTGGTGTGCATGGAACATCCGGCAGTGAAATGGGGACAGGTACGGCCTGGGACAGCTCGCTTCCGATGGATGATGGAGCCAGAAA
- a CDS encoding MATE family efflux transporter has translation MNRKILNLAIPNIISNLSVPLLGAVDTALVGHLDEAYYLGAIAVGSMIFNFIFWGFGFLRMGTTGLTAQAFGEDEKTDSIMTLARALAVAVFFGIVIVILQAWIADFSFWLVEASPEVERYTRIYFEIRIFTAPATLCLYAINGWFLGMQNARYPMIVTIFLNALNIALDVFFVYGMGLNVDGVAMGTLIARYAGLILAVILLVYQYRNWLSGYVHELLLEVKAIKKFFSVNRDIFIRTLCLIFTFSFFTAKSAEFGNVVLAANSILLQLWMMVSYGIDGFAYAAESLIGRYTGSGQQKRINLTVKYCFVWGTGIGVLASAIYAIFDVHIIWLFTDQKDVIDTAMVYFLWTIAGPIVSSFSYIWDGIFIGATATGPMRDSMIIATLTIFIPVYAIGVHFLGNHALWLAMTLFMLARGATLTYFAPKHILKVHTA, from the coding sequence TTGAACCGGAAAATCCTGAACCTGGCGATTCCCAACATCATTAGTAATCTTTCTGTACCCCTTCTGGGTGCCGTAGACACTGCATTGGTGGGCCACTTGGATGAAGCCTATTATTTAGGAGCCATTGCCGTGGGAAGTATGATTTTTAACTTCATTTTTTGGGGATTCGGTTTCTTACGAATGGGTACCACGGGACTTACTGCACAGGCTTTTGGTGAGGACGAGAAAACCGACAGTATTATGACTTTGGCGCGCGCATTAGCGGTAGCTGTTTTTTTCGGAATAGTAATTGTGATACTGCAGGCCTGGATTGCTGACTTCAGCTTTTGGCTTGTGGAAGCTTCTCCTGAGGTAGAACGGTATACTCGTATCTATTTTGAGATTAGAATATTTACTGCTCCTGCCACGCTTTGCTTATATGCTATCAACGGCTGGTTTTTGGGAATGCAGAATGCCCGTTATCCAATGATCGTGACTATATTTCTGAATGCCCTGAATATTGCCCTAGATGTGTTTTTTGTCTATGGGATGGGTTTGAATGTTGATGGAGTAGCTATGGGAACGCTTATTGCCCGGTATGCGGGGCTCATTCTTGCCGTAATACTCCTGGTTTACCAATATCGGAATTGGTTATCCGGCTATGTGCACGAGCTTTTACTTGAAGTTAAAGCAATTAAAAAATTCTTTTCGGTAAACCGTGATATTTTTATTCGTACCCTCTGCCTGATCTTTACCTTTTCTTTTTTTACAGCTAAATCTGCTGAGTTTGGTAATGTAGTGTTGGCAGCAAATTCAATTTTGTTACAGTTGTGGATGATGGTATCGTACGGCATAGATGGATTTGCATATGCAGCCGAGAGTCTTATCGGTCGATACACTGGTTCTGGTCAGCAGAAGCGCATAAATCTGACAGTTAAGTATTGTTTTGTATGGGGTACGGGTATTGGAGTACTGGCTTCTGCAATATATGCCATTTTTGATGTACATATTATATGGCTTTTCACTGATCAGAAAGATGTGATTGATACTGCAATGGTTTATTTTTTATGGACTATTGCAGGGCCCATAGTAAGTAGTTTTTCGTATATATGGGATGGGATTTTTATTGGGGCAACAGCCACAGGCCCTATGCGGGATTCTATGATTATTGCTACGTTGACGATCTTTATACCTGTTTATGCTATAGGAGTTCACTTTTTGGGTAACCATGCTCTTTGGCTTGCTATGACATTGTTTATGTTAGCAAGGGGAGCTACGCTCACATATTTTGCCCCGAAGCATATTTTAAAAGTGCACACAGCTTAA
- a CDS encoding YraN family protein yields the protein MMSKKTTREIGDEGEELATAYLESKGYTILERNYHFEHAEVDIVAYNNASHIVFVEVKKRSTNRYGAPEEYVNEEKIQNVYKAAEAWLYERKMDGSPVRFDVIAILQKGNEAPDIKHYENAFRPGRS from the coding sequence ATGATGAGTAAGAAAACAACACGAGAAATTGGTGATGAAGGCGAAGAGCTGGCCACCGCATACCTGGAATCAAAAGGATATACCATCCTTGAACGCAACTATCACTTTGAACATGCCGAAGTGGATATTGTTGCCTATAACAATGCCTCACACATCGTTTTTGTAGAAGTAAAAAAACGCTCTACAAACCGCTACGGAGCACCGGAAGAGTATGTGAATGAAGAGAAAATTCAGAACGTTTACAAAGCTGCCGAGGCCTGGCTCTATGAACGAAAAATGGATGGCTCACCTGTGCGGTTTGATGTTATTGCCATACTCCAAAAAGGCAATGAAGCACCGGATATTAAGCACTATGAAAATGCATTTAGGCCGGGCCGATCATAG
- a CDS encoding thiopurine S-methyltransferase, with translation MELSYWQSRWQKNNTGWHMETVYPQLPKLWPYLSIDKNSEVLVPLCGKSRDIRWLLEEGHTVTGVEISSKAIQKIKENYPHTFSKERSHGFIVHSSDQLTLWEGDFLTLPPDQVPAPAAIYDKAAIVALPPAMREKYAQKIMALCDPQTQILLQTFEYEQDEMTGPPFSVPESEIHKRFGSHFSLHLLHEQSKFDQLKKFQQRGLSSGLMEKVFLLTPS, from the coding sequence ATGGAATTAAGTTATTGGCAGAGTCGCTGGCAAAAAAACAATACCGGTTGGCATATGGAAACAGTATATCCCCAATTACCAAAACTCTGGCCTTATTTATCTATTGACAAAAATTCGGAGGTTCTTGTTCCCCTTTGCGGAAAAAGCCGGGACATAAGGTGGCTTCTCGAAGAAGGGCACACTGTTACAGGAGTAGAGATCTCGTCAAAAGCGATACAGAAAATTAAAGAAAATTATCCGCACACATTCTCAAAAGAACGTAGTCACGGTTTCATCGTTCATAGCTCAGATCAACTAACATTATGGGAGGGAGATTTCTTAACGCTTCCTCCCGATCAAGTTCCCGCTCCTGCTGCTATTTATGACAAAGCCGCTATTGTAGCATTACCACCTGCCATGCGTGAAAAATACGCACAAAAAATTATGGCACTATGTGATCCCCAAACCCAAATTCTGCTCCAAACCTTTGAATACGAGCAAGATGAAATGACCGGACCGCCCTTCTCAGTCCCAGAATCAGAAATTCATAAAAGGTTTGGCAGTCATTTTTCACTTCATCTGTTACACGAACAGTCTAAGTTTGATCAGTTAAAGAAATTTCAGCAGCGTGGCCTGTCTTCAGGCCTAATGGAAAAGGTATTTTTGCTAACACCCTCATAG
- the coaD gene encoding pantetheine-phosphate adenylyltransferase: METLALYPGSFDPITYGHLDILERATDLFDEVIITVAVNKQKETVFSGDEREALIKTCLADKEWAKRVEIQQFTGLLVDFAKEKDAQTLVRGVRQVSDFEYEFRMALTNRRLAPDVDTVFLMPNEQLTFISASLVKEIGYWGGDLSSFVPDHVAEALHEKFKDQKQ, from the coding sequence ATGGAAACGTTGGCTCTATATCCCGGTTCTTTTGACCCCATCACCTACGGGCACCTTGACATCTTAGAACGTGCCACCGACCTTTTTGATGAAGTAATTATCACCGTAGCTGTAAATAAACAGAAAGAAACGGTGTTTTCCGGGGATGAAAGAGAAGCACTTATCAAAACATGCCTGGCCGATAAGGAGTGGGCAAAAAGGGTTGAGATCCAACAATTTACCGGTCTGCTCGTTGATTTTGCCAAAGAAAAAGATGCCCAAACTTTAGTACGTGGTGTTCGGCAGGTTTCTGATTTTGAATATGAGTTCCGGATGGCATTAACCAACCGACGATTGGCCCCTGATGTAGATACCGTTTTTCTAATGCCCAATGAACAACTCACCTTCATTTCCGCTTCATTGGTTAAAGAAATTGGCTATTGGGGAGGCGACCTATCCTCTTTTGTGCCCGACCACGTAGCGGAAGCACTGCACGAAAAATTCAAGGATCAGAAACAGTAG
- a CDS encoding M10 family metallopeptidase domain-containing protein: MKYIKKVSIVFLAAVFSFSCGQNSFSPTQSGNIPNFNSNKETEKTTTESSTSVRYDDLPDGADYVAEGRKWNHKNLTYYFSNGTGDISGNQEQQAIADATDLWEEVSGLTFREVSSASQVDIIIKWATGSHGDGSAFDGRGGVLAHAFYPPPNGTYAGDSHFDDAETWTLSERSSSSQPMDLTTVAAHELGHSLGLGHSQVQGSLMYAYYDGSHRYLSQDDIDGIQNLYGPPPLEVTISGPSSLSKGQQGTWSASVSDGDGNYSYEWYYRSDDTNNQWDGPVSYTDSYSTQMYDFDGYTLDIRVDVSDGSQRNGSSSVRVTCTDCDPSGGGGPLSVENN, translated from the coding sequence ATGAAATATATCAAGAAGGTAAGTATAGTATTTTTAGCAGCTGTTTTTTCTTTCTCTTGCGGTCAAAATAGTTTTTCTCCGACTCAATCGGGAAACATTCCAAATTTTAACAGTAATAAAGAAACGGAAAAGACAACTACCGAATCTTCAACTTCCGTTCGTTATGACGATTTGCCTGATGGTGCTGATTATGTAGCGGAGGGAAGGAAGTGGAACCACAAAAATCTAACTTATTATTTTTCAAATGGAACGGGAGATATCTCAGGAAATCAAGAACAACAAGCAATTGCAGATGCCACAGATTTATGGGAAGAGGTATCTGGTTTAACATTTAGGGAGGTTAGTTCCGCTTCTCAAGTTGATATAATTATTAAATGGGCAACAGGAAGTCATGGAGATGGTTCTGCATTTGACGGTCGAGGGGGCGTATTAGCTCATGCTTTTTATCCACCCCCGAATGGTACTTATGCCGGTGATTCCCATTTCGACGATGCTGAAACATGGACGCTTTCAGAGAGATCAAGCTCCAGTCAACCAATGGATTTAACAACTGTAGCAGCTCATGAATTAGGTCATTCATTGGGTTTAGGCCATTCGCAGGTTCAAGGCTCATTAATGTATGCTTACTATGATGGTTCTCATCGTTACCTTTCTCAAGATGATATAGATGGCATTCAAAATTTATATGGTCCTCCTCCACTTGAGGTTACAATTAGTGGCCCTAGCTCGCTGTCGAAAGGCCAGCAGGGCACCTGGTCAGCCTCCGTGTCCGACGGAGACGGCAACTACTCCTACGAGTGGTACTACCGCTCGGATGATACGAACAACCAGTGGGATGGGCCGGTCAGCTATACAGACTCCTATTCTACTCAAATGTATGATTTTGACGGCTACACACTGGATATTCGCGTTGATGTCAGTGACGGGTCCCAGCGAAATGGCAGCAGTAGCGTAAGGGTTACGTGCACCGACTGCGATCCGAGCGGGGGCGGTGGTCCGCTTAGTGTTGAAAATAACTAA
- a CDS encoding pyridoxal phosphate-dependent aminotransferase, producing MISKRAQSVSPSETLKISAKAKELKREGKSIISLSAGEPDFNTPEHICDNAINAIKDGFHGYTMNTGTPELRESISNKLKRDNNLDYAPSQIVCTNGAKQALGFSILAMVDEGDEVIIPAPYWVSYPQMVKVAGATPVTVRTSFENNFRITAEQLEETITEDTKAFMLCSPSNPTGTCYSKQELKAIADVLADHPEINIISDEIYEYIVFEGEHVGILNAAPELKDRTVVINGFSKGFAMTGWRLGYLAAPQQFADAVAKIQSQETSAPSSISQKAGEAAYTGSLDPVRDMRDSFRERRNFITEQLSSMDGVKCFKPSGAFYVFPDISYYLGTTATNGDTIDSSTALCMYLIEEHGLAAVPGDAFGEPNGVRLSYASSMDDLKEAMHRLQKGLSELS from the coding sequence ATGATCTCAAAGCGTGCGCAATCGGTTTCTCCCTCAGAAACACTGAAAATTTCAGCCAAAGCAAAAGAGCTCAAGCGAGAAGGAAAATCTATTATCTCGCTTAGTGCCGGTGAACCCGACTTTAATACTCCAGAACATATTTGTGACAATGCCATCAACGCAATAAAGGATGGTTTCCACGGATATACCATGAATACCGGAACTCCGGAACTCCGCGAGAGTATTAGCAATAAATTAAAACGCGATAACAATTTAGATTATGCTCCTTCTCAAATTGTCTGTACCAACGGCGCAAAACAGGCCTTAGGCTTTAGCATACTTGCCATGGTTGATGAAGGGGATGAAGTGATTATTCCTGCCCCATATTGGGTCTCCTACCCCCAAATGGTGAAAGTGGCCGGAGCAACACCGGTAACGGTACGCACCTCCTTTGAAAATAACTTCCGCATAACCGCAGAGCAACTGGAAGAGACTATTACAGAAGATACGAAAGCTTTTATGCTCTGCTCACCCTCGAACCCCACCGGCACATGCTATTCTAAGCAAGAGCTTAAAGCAATAGCAGATGTATTAGCTGACCACCCAGAAATAAATATTATTTCTGATGAGATCTATGAATATATCGTCTTTGAGGGAGAACATGTAGGCATTTTGAATGCTGCTCCGGAATTAAAGGATCGCACTGTAGTAATTAACGGTTTTTCAAAAGGATTTGCGATGACAGGCTGGCGTCTTGGATATCTTGCAGCCCCCCAACAGTTTGCAGATGCTGTTGCGAAAATCCAAAGCCAAGAAACATCTGCTCCTTCCAGCATCTCACAAAAGGCAGGCGAAGCTGCCTATACCGGCAGCCTTGACCCTGTCAGAGATATGCGAGATTCATTCCGAGAACGGCGTAATTTTATTACAGAACAACTCTCTTCTATGGACGGGGTTAAATGCTTTAAACCGTCAGGGGCCTTTTATGTGTTCCCCGACATTTCATACTACCTGGGCACAACGGCTACTAATGGTGATACCATTGATAGCAGCACAGCACTCTGCATGTATCTTATTGAGGAGCATGGATTAGCAGCTGTTCCCGGTGATGCTTTCGGAGAGCCCAATGGCGTACGTTTGAGCTACGCTTCCTCGATGGATGATCTTAAAGAAGCCATGCATCGCCTGCAAAAAGGGTTATCAGAGCTATCATAA
- a CDS encoding FmdB family zinc ribbon protein: MPTYKYKREDGTTFEIRQSINDNALEECPDTGQKVKRVISGGGGVVYKGDGWYVTDYKDSDRKEKRAKEADQKNGQSSASNNGTANNTADTSSSTTAKSTSS, from the coding sequence ATGCCTACATATAAATATAAACGAGAAGACGGAACAACTTTTGAAATACGACAAAGTATTAACGACAATGCACTGGAGGAGTGTCCCGACACCGGTCAAAAAGTAAAACGTGTTATTAGTGGCGGTGGCGGTGTAGTCTATAAAGGAGACGGTTGGTACGTCACAGATTATAAAGATAGCGACCGCAAAGAAAAACGTGCTAAGGAAGCGGATCAAAAAAATGGCCAAAGCAGTGCTTCAAATAATGGAACTGCAAACAACACTGCAGACACCTCTTCATCAACAACAGCCAAAAGCACATCCAGCTAA
- a CDS encoding phospholipase D-like domain-containing protein codes for MLLLFLVVSLCGHTQTVHSDTSNVEWIKVYFNMPADYSVAQPANMSNSNVDLVGTLESLIGSAKHSVDLAIYDLEHIRIGEALAEAKQRGVRVRVVTDNYNRTDAKEIDSTMWAVLREADISSIDDDGDVYNADGGIADYSLTNSGADMHHKFAVIDAKSSSKQDDVVWTGSTNMTYTGVYNTNNTIIIKDSGIAEAYLQEFEQMWGGDDNLPNPDRALFHKDKKEVSNHYYYVGGTKVEVFFSPINRDGTKPSIMKRLVEVIREESQHDVVFQAFAITPFIPLSRTIWKRSATGEISLNGAIDPMFYYRYKSKGDIWASREAKLSNRLILPANEMRKLHHKVMLVDANHPDSTDQGITIAGSYNFSKNAEVNNDENLLIIHSDYITNQYYQDFCGVIRRAQGKAPIPSPPLDSEKWYTVKEVSDGSQFAVEIAPGFQYNVRLLGVDVPRLYAGRDSSEYYSAEAAEYMRNLISGKKVRLQGPTREVPNTRYGAFYAYITLKNHDKTISLNKRMLRRGLGDFSNFLVQHPDSVNAFKKYVKEAKKKKKGIWKQSEKVGKRYLRAKIVGLQAKPSDAFPININTADEALLDLLPGVGPAYAKRIVTYRKKHGQFIDIDQLQNIRGIGPKTLQKLRPNVVIE; via the coding sequence TTGCTACTTCTATTTCTGGTAGTTTCTTTATGTGGGCATACTCAAACAGTGCACTCCGATACCAGCAATGTAGAATGGATAAAGGTGTATTTTAATATGCCTGCTGATTACTCAGTGGCACAACCGGCTAATATGAGTAACAGTAATGTTGACTTAGTGGGTACATTAGAGTCACTTATAGGTTCTGCTAAACATAGTGTCGATCTTGCTATTTACGATCTGGAGCATATCCGTATTGGAGAGGCGTTGGCGGAAGCAAAACAACGAGGTGTGCGAGTCAGGGTTGTCACCGATAACTACAACCGAACCGATGCAAAAGAAATTGATTCAACGATGTGGGCTGTTTTGAGAGAAGCGGATATCAGTTCAATAGATGATGATGGTGATGTATATAACGCTGATGGGGGAATTGCCGATTACTCACTTACCAATTCCGGAGCTGATATGCATCATAAATTTGCTGTAATAGATGCTAAAAGTAGTTCAAAACAAGATGATGTCGTTTGGACAGGATCTACTAATATGACATACACAGGTGTATACAATACCAATAATACAATCATTATCAAGGATAGTGGTATTGCGGAAGCGTATCTTCAAGAGTTTGAACAGATGTGGGGCGGAGACGATAATTTACCTAACCCTGATCGGGCACTGTTCCATAAAGATAAAAAAGAGGTTAGCAATCATTACTACTATGTAGGTGGTACAAAGGTTGAGGTTTTCTTTTCTCCGATAAATCGCGATGGTACAAAGCCCAGTATAATGAAACGCTTGGTAGAAGTTATCCGAGAAGAGTCACAACATGATGTTGTATTCCAAGCTTTTGCCATCACTCCCTTTATACCATTAAGCAGAACAATTTGGAAGAGGTCTGCAACTGGTGAAATATCGCTCAATGGAGCTATAGATCCTATGTTTTATTATCGTTATAAAAGTAAAGGGGATATTTGGGCTTCACGAGAGGCTAAGCTTTCTAATCGATTAATTTTACCTGCAAATGAGATGAGAAAGTTGCATCATAAAGTGATGCTAGTGGATGCTAATCATCCTGATTCTACAGACCAAGGAATAACGATTGCTGGTTCTTATAACTTCTCAAAAAATGCAGAAGTTAATAATGATGAGAATCTGTTGATTATCCATTCGGATTATATTACCAATCAGTATTATCAAGACTTTTGTGGGGTAATAAGAAGAGCGCAGGGCAAAGCGCCCATTCCTTCTCCCCCTCTTGATAGTGAGAAATGGTATACTGTTAAGGAGGTGAGTGACGGTAGCCAATTCGCAGTAGAAATAGCTCCCGGCTTTCAATATAACGTCCGATTATTAGGGGTTGATGTGCCACGCCTATATGCAGGCCGTGACTCCTCAGAGTATTATTCAGCTGAAGCTGCAGAATATATGCGCAATTTGATATCAGGAAAAAAAGTGAGGTTACAGGGACCAACCAGAGAGGTCCCCAATACACGTTATGGCGCATTTTATGCTTATATAACGCTTAAAAACCATGATAAAACGATATCCCTAAATAAAAGAATGTTACGGCGAGGCTTGGGTGATTTTTCAAACTTTTTGGTTCAACATCCTGATTCTGTTAATGCCTTTAAAAAGTATGTGAAAGAGGCAAAGAAGAAGAAAAAGGGGATCTGGAAGCAATCGGAAAAGGTCGGTAAAAGATATTTGCGTGCAAAGATAGTGGGCCTACAAGCAAAGCCATCTGATGCCTTTCCAATAAATATTAATACAGCTGACGAGGCCTTATTAGATCTATTGCCGGGTGTTGGACCGGCCTATGCCAAGAGAATAGTTACATATAGAAAAAAGCACGGACAATTTATTGATATCGATCAGTTACAGAATATTAGGGGTATTGGGCCAAAAACATTACAGAAGCTTCGTCCGAATGTGGTAATAGAGTAA
- a CDS encoding MgtC/SapB family protein — translation MDLNFIWMPIVKVVFAMFLGGLIGLERELARKPAGLRTHMLVAGASSLLVVLGDIMIVNYSSSSMVKAIQADPIRIMEAIITGISFLGAGTIIFRNQQETVEGLTTAASILFAAAIGIAVALQQYLLAGILTVIAIVILFGLGYIERFIKRLRNRLYDENSKK, via the coding sequence ATGGATTTAAATTTTATTTGGATGCCGATAGTAAAAGTAGTATTTGCTATGTTTTTAGGTGGGCTCATAGGGTTAGAGCGAGAACTAGCCAGAAAACCGGCTGGATTACGAACACATATGCTTGTTGCCGGGGCCTCTTCGCTGCTGGTAGTGTTGGGAGATATTATGATTGTTAATTATAGCAGTAGCTCTATGGTTAAGGCAATACAGGCCGATCCCATTCGTATTATGGAAGCAATAATTACCGGAATTAGCTTTCTGGGGGCCGGAACCATAATTTTTAGAAATCAGCAGGAAACGGTTGAGGGACTTACAACAGCGGCATCAATATTATTTGCAGCTGCTATTGGTATCGCAGTAGCTTTGCAACAGTATTTGCTGGCAGGTATTCTTACAGTTATTGCAATCGTAATTTTGTTCGGATTGGGTTATATTGAGCGCTTCATTAAAAGGCTGAGAAACCGCCTGTACGACGAAAATTCTAAAAAATAA
- the rsmD gene encoding 16S rRNA (guanine(966)-N(2))-methyltransferase RsmD, with protein MRIITGLLKGRQINIPKTLNVRPTSARTKEGLFSILEARKYIRGAHVLDLFAGSGNLGIEAISRGAEKVLFVDNDRRNTQHIEKISEEFGISDQIRTASTPVERFLEGMPLPYDIIFSDPPYDFPLMHEMVNTITTDGWLAENGWLILEHDKRHNFTDHPHCAYYKEYGRTHVSIFLAEEGIEF; from the coding sequence ATGCGTATTATTACCGGCCTGCTGAAAGGCAGACAGATAAATATTCCAAAAACCTTAAATGTCCGCCCTACTTCTGCCCGAACCAAAGAGGGCTTATTTTCTATATTGGAAGCTCGAAAATATATTCGTGGAGCACATGTGCTTGACCTTTTTGCCGGCTCCGGGAATCTCGGTATTGAAGCAATATCTCGGGGTGCCGAAAAAGTATTATTTGTAGACAATGACCGCCGTAATACCCAACACATCGAAAAAATAAGTGAAGAGTTCGGTATTTCAGACCAAATTCGTACGGCCAGCACTCCTGTTGAACGATTTCTGGAAGGCATGCCACTGCCCTATGATATCATATTTTCTGATCCTCCATACGATTTCCCCCTCATGCACGAGATGGTTAATACAATAACTACTGATGGCTGGTTGGCCGAAAACGGATGGCTCATCCTGGAACATGACAAGCGTCATAATTTTACCGATCACCCCCATTGTGCCTATTACAAGGAATACGGTCGTACACATGTAAGTATCTTTCTGGCTGAAGAAGGAATAGAATTTTAA
- a CDS encoding bile acid:sodium symporter family protein, producing the protein MGESIDAIQLNLGDEGLLVMNISLAIIMFGVALELSVKNFRRLLTNPKPTLVGLFSQLVLLPAVTFLLVLLFEPHPSLALGMFMVAACPGGNISNFFSLLGKGNAALSVSMTAVVTSLAIVTTPLNFTIWASLYEPTQMIMRDIHINLWEVFKIIGLILGAPLILGMTVRHFKENLARRIAKWIKNFGILFFAGFVLVAFAMNFENFLSYVHLVILLVFFHNAFALTGGYGLASIFALPEKDRRSIAIETGIQNSGLGLLLIFNFFDGLGGMALVAAWWGLWHVVTGLGLSWYWSTGKSTIERVFRNAQLGS; encoded by the coding sequence ATGGGTGAATCTATTGATGCCATACAATTGAACTTAGGGGATGAGGGATTGCTGGTGATGAATATATCACTGGCGATTATCATGTTTGGTGTAGCTCTTGAACTATCTGTAAAGAATTTTCGGCGCCTATTGACAAATCCAAAGCCAACATTAGTTGGACTTTTTTCTCAACTTGTATTATTACCGGCTGTGACGTTTTTATTGGTTCTTTTATTTGAGCCTCATCCAAGCTTGGCCCTTGGAATGTTTATGGTTGCAGCATGTCCCGGTGGAAATATCTCAAACTTTTTCTCTCTGTTAGGCAAAGGAAATGCAGCTCTTTCGGTGAGTATGACAGCAGTAGTTACTTCACTAGCTATCGTAACTACCCCTTTAAACTTTACTATATGGGCTAGTTTATATGAGCCAACGCAAATGATTATGAGAGATATTCATATCAACCTTTGGGAGGTCTTTAAAATAATAGGTTTAATACTGGGCGCCCCGTTAATATTGGGCATGACGGTGCGCCATTTTAAAGAGAATTTGGCTCGGCGAATAGCAAAATGGATTAAGAATTTTGGGATACTATTTTTTGCCGGATTTGTACTCGTAGCTTTTGCGATGAACTTTGAAAATTTCCTGAGCTATGTGCATTTGGTGATTTTATTAGTGTTTTTCCATAATGCCTTTGCTCTGACAGGCGGTTATGGGTTGGCCTCAATATTTGCTCTTCCTGAAAAAGATCGACGTTCTATTGCTATTGAAACTGGCATCCAAAATTCAGGATTAGGACTACTGCTTATTTTTAATTTTTTTGATGGACTTGGTGGTATGGCACTGGTAGCAGCGTGGTGGGGCCTATGGCATGTAGTAACCGGCCTGGGCTTAAGCTGGTACTGGTCAACCGGAAAGTCTACTATAGAGCGTGTATTTCGTAATGCGCAACTTGGAAGCTAA